The proteins below come from a single Aegilops tauschii subsp. strangulata cultivar AL8/78 chromosome 6, Aet v6.0, whole genome shotgun sequence genomic window:
- the LOC109738094 gene encoding putative F-box/LRR-repeat protein 9: MPSPPPAAAPRSRRYSKRRARTFHVTVFKYTPVPLPERDWAELHPDLISRIFRRLDQAELLLGGVTGVCRSWRRVAREEPELWRRIDLSGGLWYAPGSYPPMFNLETRSMVRKALRLSAGQCEALVCEHVDDDTLLFLAERAHSLKSLHLVVTLISDKGFAKAIKMLPLLEELEITLLSKTYTLKLVEIAARACPLVKHFRLVTGRYYENGNEVAFAVARMHKLRSLHLVGFILDKEGLTAILNNCHDLKYLNMRDCGSPMDYNLRARFSRITFDEHEYWSDYYNDTHYAYYRFKPTLCDCCVHVPYSKYDDDDYEAYHYNLGDDGDGDDVDDADLDKHEKILDIKSMRRYLSR, translated from the exons ATGCCGTCGCCACCGCCGGCGGCGGCACCACGAAGCCGTCGATATTCCAAGAGAAGAGCACGGACGTTCCACGTCACGGTGTTCAAGTACACGCCCGTGCCGCTGCCGGAGAGGGACTGGGCGGAGCTGCACCCGGACCTGATCTCGCGCATCTTCCGCAGGCTGGACCAGGCCGAGCTCCTGCTCGGCGGCGTGACGGGCGTGTGCCGCTCCTGGCGGCGCGTCGCCCGGGAGGAGCCGGAGCTGTGGCGCCGCATCGACCTGAGCGGCGGCCTGTGGTACGCTCCGGGGTCCTACCCACCCATGTTCAACCTGGAGACGAGGTCCATGGTGCGGAAGGCCCTGCGGCTCAGCGCGGGGCAGTGCGAGGCCCTCGTGTGCGAgcacgtcgacgacgacaccctCCTCTTTCTCGCCGAGCG GGCCCACTCGTTGAAAAGCCTTCATCTCGTTGTGACCCTTATCTCTGACAAAGGATTTGCAAAGGCAATCAAGATGTTGCCTCTTCTTGAGGAGCTCGAAATTACGCTACTTTCAAAAACGTATACATTGAAGCTGGTTGAAATTGCTGCTAGAGCCTGCCCACTAGTGAAGCACTTCAGACTTGTCACAGGAAGGTACTACGAAAATGGTAACGAGGTAGCATTTGCGGTTGCCAGGATGCACAAGTTACGTTCCTTGCATCTTGTCGGTTTTATCCTTGACAAAGAAGGGCTAACAGCCATCCTCAACAACTGCCATGATCTAAAGTACCTAAACATGAGAGATTGTGGCTCTCCTATGGATTACAACCTACGAGCGAGGTTTTCCCGGATAACCTTCGATGAGCACGAGTACTGGAGTGACTATTACAATGACACTCATTATGCGTATTACCGCTTCAAGCCTACTCTATGTGATTGTTGTGTTCATGTGCCCTATTCAAAATACGACGACGATGACTATGAGGCTTATCACTACAATCTTGGcgatgatggtgatggtgatgacgTTGACGATGCAGATCTTGACAAGCacgagaagatacttgacatcaAGAGCATGCGTAGGTACCTAAGTAGATGA